From Sodalis glossinidius str. 'morsitans', the proteins below share one genomic window:
- the carB gene encoding carbamoyl-phosphate synthase large subunit, giving the protein MPKRTDIKSILILGAGPIVIGQACEFDYSGAQACKALREEGYRVVLVNSNPATIMTDPDMADATYIEPIHWEVVRKIIEKERPDALLPTMGGQTALNCALELGREGVLKEFGVEMIGATADAIDKAEDRQRFDKAMKKIGLETARSGIAHTMDEALAVAADVGFPCIIRPSFTMGGTGGGIAYNREEFEEICECGLDLSPTTELLIDESLIGWKEYEIEVVRDKKDNCIIVCSIENVDPMGIHTGDSITVAPAQTLTDKEYQIMRNASMAVLREIGVETGGSNVQFSVNPKTGRLIIIEMNPRVSRSSALASKATGFPIAKVAAKLAVGYTLDELMNDITGGRTPASFEPSIDYVVTKIPRFNFEKFSGTNHRLTTQMKSVGEVMAIGRTQQESLQKALRGLEVGASGFDPKVNLDDPEALTTLRRELKDAGGERIWYVADAFRAGMSVDGVFNLTNIDRWFLVQIEELVKLENDVAERGVTALSTNYLRQLKRKGFADARLAALVGVAEAEIRKLRESYDLHPVYKRVDTCAAEFVTDTAYMYSTYDEECESQPHQDREKIMVLGGGPNRIGQGIEFDYCCVHASLALREDGYETIMVNCNPETVSTDYDTSDRLYFEPVTLEDVLEIVRIEKPKGVIVQYGGQTPLKLAHSLEAAGVPVIGTSPDSIDRAEDRERFQQAVERLGLKQPANATVTTIDLAVEKAATIGYPLVVRPSYVLGGRAMEIVYDDTDLLRYFHNAVSVSNNAPVLLDRFLDDAVEVDVDAVCDGENVLIGGIMEHIEQAGVHSGDSACSLPAYTLSREIQDVMRQQVEKLAFELQVRGLMNVQFAVKDNEVYLIEVNPRAARTVPFVSKATGVALAKVAARVMVGKSLQQQGVTREVIPPYYSVKEVVLPFNKFPGVDPILGPEMRSTGEVMGVGRTFAEAFAKAMLGSQSRMKKSGRALLSVREDDKDRVVDLAAKLLKHGFELDATHGTAVILGEAGINPRLVNKVHEGRPHIQDRIKNGEYSYIVNTTAGRQAIEDSKLIRRSALQYKVHYDTTLNGGFATAMSLNADATAQVISVQEMHAQITE; this is encoded by the coding sequence ATGCCAAAACGTACCGATATAAAAAGTATCCTGATCCTCGGCGCTGGTCCTATCGTTATCGGCCAAGCCTGTGAGTTCGATTACTCCGGCGCGCAAGCGTGCAAAGCCCTGCGCGAGGAAGGCTACCGCGTAGTGCTGGTGAATTCCAACCCCGCTACCATCATGACCGACCCTGACATGGCCGATGCCACTTATATCGAGCCAATCCACTGGGAAGTGGTGCGTAAAATCATTGAAAAGGAGCGGCCGGACGCGCTGCTGCCAACCATGGGCGGCCAGACGGCGCTCAACTGCGCGCTGGAGCTGGGGCGTGAAGGGGTGCTGAAAGAATTCGGCGTCGAGATGATCGGCGCTACCGCTGACGCGATCGATAAGGCGGAGGATCGCCAGCGTTTCGATAAGGCGATGAAAAAAATTGGTCTGGAAACTGCTCGCTCCGGCATTGCCCATACCATGGACGAGGCTCTGGCGGTGGCGGCGGATGTCGGTTTCCCCTGTATCATCCGCCCGTCGTTCACCATGGGCGGCACCGGCGGCGGCATTGCCTATAATCGCGAAGAGTTTGAAGAGATTTGCGAGTGCGGTCTGGATCTGTCACCTACCACCGAACTGCTGATCGATGAATCGCTTATCGGTTGGAAAGAGTACGAAATAGAGGTGGTGCGCGATAAAAAAGACAACTGCATTATCGTTTGTTCCATTGAAAACGTCGACCCGATGGGGATCCACACCGGCGACTCGATAACCGTCGCGCCGGCGCAGACCCTGACCGACAAAGAATACCAAATCATGCGTAACGCCTCGATGGCGGTACTGCGTGAAATCGGCGTGGAAACCGGCGGCTCCAACGTCCAGTTCTCGGTCAATCCGAAAACCGGCCGGCTTATCATTATCGAGATGAACCCGCGCGTTTCCCGCTCCTCCGCTCTGGCGTCCAAGGCTACCGGCTTCCCTATCGCCAAGGTGGCCGCCAAGTTGGCGGTGGGTTATACCCTTGATGAGCTGATGAACGACATTACCGGCGGTCGCACGCCAGCCTCCTTCGAGCCGTCCATCGACTATGTGGTCACCAAAATCCCACGCTTCAACTTTGAGAAGTTCTCAGGCACCAACCACCGCCTGACCACGCAGATGAAATCGGTCGGCGAGGTCATGGCTATCGGCCGCACCCAGCAAGAGTCGTTACAAAAGGCGCTGCGCGGACTGGAAGTGGGCGCCAGTGGCTTCGATCCCAAGGTCAACCTTGATGATCCGGAAGCGTTGACCACCCTGCGGCGTGAGCTGAAGGACGCCGGCGGAGAGCGTATCTGGTATGTGGCCGACGCATTCCGCGCCGGCATGTCGGTGGATGGCGTATTCAACCTGACCAACATCGACCGCTGGTTCCTGGTGCAAATTGAGGAACTGGTCAAACTGGAAAACGACGTGGCTGAGCGCGGCGTCACCGCGCTCAGCACCAATTATTTGCGTCAGCTGAAACGCAAAGGCTTTGCCGATGCGCGTCTGGCCGCGCTGGTGGGCGTCGCGGAGGCGGAAATCCGCAAATTACGCGAAAGCTACGATTTGCATCCGGTGTACAAGCGGGTCGATACCTGCGCCGCCGAGTTTGTTACCGATACCGCCTACATGTACTCGACCTACGACGAAGAGTGTGAATCCCAGCCGCATCAGGATCGTGAAAAAATCATGGTGCTTGGCGGTGGGCCGAACCGGATAGGGCAGGGCATCGAGTTTGACTACTGTTGTGTACACGCCTCGCTGGCGCTGCGGGAAGACGGTTACGAGACCATCATGGTCAACTGTAATCCCGAGACGGTCTCCACCGATTACGACACCTCCGATCGCCTCTATTTCGAGCCGGTGACCCTGGAAGACGTGCTGGAAATTGTACGTATCGAAAAGCCCAAGGGCGTCATTGTCCAGTACGGTGGTCAAACGCCGCTGAAGCTGGCCCACTCGCTGGAAGCCGCCGGCGTGCCGGTGATAGGCACTAGCCCGGACTCTATCGACCGGGCGGAAGACCGGGAACGGTTCCAGCAGGCGGTCGAGCGTTTGGGGCTGAAACAGCCGGCCAATGCGACCGTCACCACCATCGATCTGGCGGTGGAGAAAGCCGCGACCATCGGTTATCCCCTGGTGGTCCGCCCCTCCTACGTTCTCGGAGGCCGGGCGATGGAAATCGTTTACGACGACACGGATCTGCTGCGCTACTTCCACAATGCGGTCAGTGTCTCTAACAACGCGCCCGTGCTGCTTGACCGGTTTTTGGACGATGCTGTGGAAGTGGACGTGGACGCGGTTTGCGACGGTGAAAACGTGCTGATAGGCGGCATTATGGAGCATATCGAGCAGGCCGGGGTACACTCCGGCGACTCGGCCTGTTCGCTGCCGGCCTATACGCTGAGCCGTGAGATTCAGGACGTCATGCGCCAGCAGGTGGAGAAGCTGGCGTTTGAACTGCAGGTCAGAGGCCTGATGAACGTGCAGTTCGCCGTGAAGGACAATGAGGTATACCTGATTGAGGTCAATCCGCGCGCCGCGCGCACGGTGCCGTTTGTGTCCAAGGCCACCGGCGTGGCCCTGGCGAAAGTTGCCGCCCGGGTGATGGTCGGCAAATCGTTGCAGCAGCAGGGTGTGACCCGCGAGGTTATCCCGCCCTACTACTCGGTGAAAGAAGTGGTGCTGCCGTTTAACAAATTCCCCGGCGTGGACCCGATCCTCGGCCCGGAAATGCGCTCCACCGGTGAAGTCATGGGCGTGGGACGGACGTTCGCCGAAGCGTTCGCCAAGGCGATGCTTGGCAGCCAGTCACGCATGAAGAAAAGCGGCCGCGCGCTGCTGTCAGTGCGCGAAGACGACAAAGACCGGGTAGTCGATTTGGCGGCCAAGCTGCTGAAACACGGTTTTGAGCTGGATGCGACCCACGGCACGGCGGTGATTCTGGGAGAGGCCGGAATTAATCCGCGTCTGGTCAATAAAGTTCACGAGGGGCGGCCGCATATTCAGGACCGAATCAAAAACGGTGAATACAGCTATATCGTCAACACGACCGCCGGCCGCCAGGCCATTGAGGACTCCAAACTCATCCGGCGCAGCGCCCTGCAATATAAAGTGCATTATGACACGACCCTGAACGGCGGCTTCGCGACTGCGATGTCCCTTAACGCCGACGCCACCGCCCAGGTGATTTCGGTACAGGAAATGCACGCGCAAATCACGGAGTAA
- the folA gene encoding type 3 dihydrofolate reductase: protein MIISLIAALAVDRVIGMENTMPWHLSADLAWFKRNTLNKPVIMGRRTFESIGKPLPGRQNIVLSSHPGDNDAVTWVTTPAQALAAAGEVVEVMVIGGGKVYETFLPQAGRLYLTHIDAEVDGDTWFPDYEPDEWRSTFSAFHDADEKNTHSYCFEILDRRV from the coding sequence ATGATTATTAGCCTGATTGCCGCTCTGGCGGTAGATCGTGTGATTGGGATGGAAAATACCATGCCTTGGCACCTTTCCGCCGATCTGGCTTGGTTCAAGCGTAACACGCTTAATAAACCGGTCATCATGGGGCGTAGAACGTTTGAGTCCATCGGCAAGCCGCTGCCGGGAAGACAGAATATCGTGTTAAGCAGCCATCCCGGCGATAACGACGCCGTGACCTGGGTGACGACGCCGGCGCAGGCGCTGGCGGCGGCGGGTGAGGTGGTTGAGGTGATGGTGATCGGCGGCGGTAAGGTCTACGAGACGTTTCTGCCCCAGGCCGGGCGGCTCTATCTGACCCATATCGACGCTGAAGTGGACGGTGACACCTGGTTTCCCGACTATGAACCGGATGAATGGCGCTCTACCTTCAGCGCATTTCATGACGCTGACGAGAAGAATACCCACAGCTACTGCTTTGAAATCCTGGATCGACGCGTTTGA
- the apaH gene encoding bis(5'-nucleosyl)-tetraphosphatase (symmetrical) ApaH: MSTYLIGDIHGCYDELKIILAQVRFDPAVDTLWLTGDLVARGTGSLEVLRLVRSLGDSVQLVLGNHDLHLLAVYAGISRNKPKDRITPLLEAPDADELINWLRRQPVLQVDEEKKLVMAHAGITPQWDLATARQCAREVEAVLKSDSYPLFLDAMYGDMPNNWSPELSGLARLRFSTNVFTRMRYCFPNGQLEMNCKDTPEKASTPLRPWFALPGPVSERYSIVFGHWASLMGQGTPAHIYGLDTGCCWGGELTLLRWEDKAFTRVPSNRQNETSVENPISA, encoded by the coding sequence ATGTCGACTTATTTAATTGGTGATATTCACGGCTGCTACGATGAGCTGAAAATCATATTGGCGCAGGTCCGGTTCGATCCAGCGGTGGATACGCTGTGGCTGACCGGCGATCTGGTCGCGCGCGGGACCGGTTCGCTAGAGGTATTGCGTCTGGTGCGCAGTCTGGGCGACAGCGTACAGTTGGTGCTGGGCAATCACGATCTCCATCTTTTGGCGGTGTATGCCGGCATCAGCCGCAATAAGCCGAAAGATCGCATCACGCCGCTGCTGGAAGCGCCGGACGCTGATGAATTAATCAACTGGCTCCGCCGTCAGCCGGTGCTACAGGTGGATGAAGAGAAAAAATTGGTCATGGCTCACGCCGGCATTACGCCGCAGTGGGACCTCGCCACGGCGCGCCAGTGCGCCCGTGAGGTGGAAGCGGTACTGAAGAGCGACAGCTATCCGCTGTTCCTCGACGCCATGTACGGCGATATGCCTAACAACTGGAGCCCTGAGCTAAGCGGTCTGGCGCGCCTGCGGTTCAGTACCAATGTCTTTACCCGCATGCGCTACTGCTTCCCCAACGGTCAGCTGGAAATGAACTGCAAGGATACTCCGGAAAAAGCGTCGACGCCGCTGCGGCCGTGGTTCGCGCTACCGGGGCCAGTGTCTGAGCGCTATAGCATTGTTTTCGGTCATTGGGCCTCGCTGATGGGCCAGGGAACGCCGGCGCACATCTACGGGCTTGACACCGGCTGCTGTTGGGGCGGCGAATTGACCCTGCTGCGTTGGGAAGACAAGGCGTTTACCCGCGTACCCTCGAACCGTCAAAACGAAACCAGCGTCGAAAATCCCATCAGCGCCTGA
- the apaG gene encoding Co2+/Mg2+ efflux protein ApaG, whose translation MINSPRVCVQVQSMYIETQSQPESDRYVFAYTITLRNLGRHPVQLIGRYWLITNANGQETEVQGEGVVGEKPRILPGGEFQYTSGAVLETPLGTMQGHYDMVDDQGQGFHVAIPVFRLAIPSLIN comes from the coding sequence ATGATTAACTCGCCCCGTGTCTGTGTTCAGGTTCAGAGCATGTACATCGAGACGCAGTCTCAGCCGGAAAGTGATCGTTATGTCTTTGCTTATACCATCACGCTGCGCAATTTGGGTCGGCACCCTGTGCAGCTGATAGGACGTTACTGGTTGATCACCAATGCCAACGGTCAAGAGACAGAGGTTCAGGGCGAGGGCGTCGTCGGTGAAAAGCCGCGCATTCTGCCCGGTGGCGAGTTTCAATACACCAGCGGCGCGGTGCTGGAAACCCCTCTGGGTACCATGCAAGGCCATTACGATATGGTCGATGACCAAGGACAGGGATTTCACGTTGCCATCCCCGTCTTCCGCCTGGCGATTCCTTCTCTTATAAACTAA
- the rsmA gene encoding 16S rRNA (adenine(1518)-N(6)/adenine(1519)-N(6))-dimethyltransferase RsmA: MNNRVHQGHLARKRFGQNFLHDSSIIDAIVAAIHPQPGQAIVEIGPGLGALTEPVAERVDEMTVIELDRDLAARLASHPFLQSKLNIVQKDAMTVDFAALSAERGQPLRVFGNLPYNISTPLMFHLFSYTHAIRDMHFMLQKEVVNRLVDGPNGKAYGRLSVMAQYYCQIIPVLEVPPASFRPAPKVDSAVVRLVPYATLPFPVKDLSKLATLTSLAFNQRRKTLRNSLGNLFSAQQLAEQGIDATLRAENVSVELYCRLANVLAERTVSQD; encoded by the coding sequence ATGAATAACCGCGTACATCAGGGGCATCTGGCGCGCAAGCGTTTCGGCCAGAACTTTCTGCACGACAGCTCAATCATTGATGCTATTGTTGCCGCCATTCATCCGCAGCCCGGCCAGGCAATAGTGGAAATCGGGCCCGGCCTCGGCGCCCTGACCGAACCGGTGGCGGAGCGCGTCGATGAGATGACTGTTATCGAGCTCGACCGCGATCTGGCCGCCCGTCTGGCCAGCCATCCTTTTTTACAGTCCAAGCTGAACATTGTGCAGAAGGACGCGATGACGGTCGATTTTGCCGCGCTGTCCGCCGAACGGGGGCAGCCGCTGCGGGTCTTCGGTAATCTGCCGTACAATATTTCCACGCCGCTTATGTTTCACCTTTTCAGCTATACTCATGCCATTCGCGATATGCACTTCATGCTGCAAAAAGAGGTGGTCAACCGACTGGTGGACGGCCCGAACGGCAAGGCCTACGGCCGGTTAAGCGTCATGGCCCAGTATTACTGCCAGATCATCCCGGTGCTGGAAGTGCCGCCTGCCTCGTTTCGGCCGGCGCCGAAAGTGGATTCGGCGGTGGTGCGGCTGGTACCCTATGCCACGCTGCCGTTCCCGGTGAAGGATCTGAGCAAACTCGCCACCTTGACCAGCCTGGCGTTCAACCAGCGCCGCAAGACGTTGCGTAATAGCCTGGGTAATCTTTTTAGCGCGCAACAGCTGGCGGAACAGGGTATCGACGCAACGCTGCGCGCGGAAAATGTGAGCGTTGAGCTTTATTGCCGTTTAGCCAACGTGCTGGCGGAGCGCACCGTTTCACAAGACTAA